AGGACAGCTTCTCGGTCAGCTCCTCCATCCGCACGTAGTCGGCAGCGCGCTTCGGGTCGAGCCCCGCGAGCGGGAAGAGGACGTCGCGCAGGTACGCCTCCGCATCGGGGAAGGCCAGCTCGATGCCATGGTTGGCGCTGCCCTCGGCGATGAGCGACATGGGCGAGAAGAGCGGGTACACCGAGAACTCCACCCAGCCGCGCTCGTGCACCAGGTGCTGCTCCAGCAGCGCATTGTAGACGTGGTGGCCGGGATAGCCCTCGTGCGCGGCCAGATCGATGGCGCGCATGATGAAGAGGGGCAGGTCCGTGTTGATTTGAATCACGCTCTTCGCGCTGCCCTTGAACCAGTTGTAACCGCCCCAAGGCTTGTTGTTGACATACTCCAGGGTGAACGTCTCGTGGGCGGGCAGCGCCACGTGCTTCAGCGTGCGGCGGCGCGACTCCTCGATGGCGGCGCGGAAGACGGCGTCCAGCTTCTCCACGGGAATGACGAAGTCCTTGCGGAAGCGCTCCACACGCTCGGACAGTGAACCCTGGCTGGGTACGAGCCGCTCCAGCTCGGCGAGCACCGCTTCGAACTCCGCCTCGGTGTGCCCCGGGTCTCGCGCGGCATAGAGAGCCTGGCTCTCCTCGTCGAACTTCAGCGTCTCTCCCGACAGCATCCGCACGCGCGCGCCGAGGGCCGAGAGCTGGGTCAGCAGGAAACGGCGGCGCATCGCCACGAGTGCATCCCCGGGCACCGGCACCGCTTCCACCTGCTTCACCAGCGCGGCGGTGCGCTCGCCAATCACCGGCAGGGGCAGCTTCGCGGCCTCAGCCTCCTTCGCCCAGGCCTCGGGCCCGTAGTACGCGTCCACGTAGTCGGCGTCATGCTGGCCCACGGCGAGCACCAGCTTCACGTACTGCTCGGCGGAGGAGTCCAGGACGGAAGGTGTCTTCATCGGCGATTCGGTGGAGGGCGCGGAGGTGGGCGTTGCACCACGCGTGGCGCAGGCAAGGAGCACGGAGGCGAGAGCCAGAAGGGACACACGTCGGAAGGTCGTCAGCATGGCGTAGCCCCGGTTGTAGACGAACGGCGCCATCCGTTCCAACGGCCATACCCGCCGAGATACTGCCCGAGCTCACGCTATTGAAAGCGGTGATGACCGGGACGTAATAGACAATCTCATGACCTCCAGGGTGTCGACGTCGGTCCTGCCCGCGACCTTCACGCGCGGGCTCATGTGTTGCGCATGGCTGGGACTGCTGCCCGCACTCTGCTGGACGGCTCGTGCCAGCACGCCCCCCACCACCTCGTTCATCTCCACGCTGGGACGCAGCAGCAGCCGTCCCTGGTAGCACCTGGATGTGACGAAGTAGTAGCCCTCCTCCTGGAACATCCTCAGCGGCCAGCCCATCCCCTCTCCCTCCGCACCGTCCACGAGGTCGATGCACCCCGCGGGCCAGCCGCAACTCCTCGGAAAGACTTGGAGGCCGCGAGGTTCACCCGTCTACGCCGAGTCTCGTTCGCGTTCGAGCCCCGCATTTCGACTTCTTTGACACCACCACGCCACCACGGGCCCCTATGCATCAACGCGTGCGGTCACGTGGGACTTGAGTCTCTCGAGTGCGTGCCGCCAGCCAAGCACAGGAGATTTGACGAAGGGCCTTCCTGACCGAACAGAGTTCAAAGCGTGGCGTACGCTCACGATGGAGCGGCCATTCGAACCATCGCCCACTTGAATCCGCACGGAAGAGCCACGCAACCCGTGAGGCTGTTCGAATCGCCATTCCACCGTTCTATCGTCAACCCGATGAACGCGCATGGCGTGCGGAACGCCGTCGACCTGGAACACACCGACGCCTGCGCTCATCCGGAAGTCCTGATGGTACCAGACTCTGAGGGAGGCCTCTTCCACCAGGGCATCCAGAACCACGGAGCTGGGAGCGGTGATCGCGATCCGCCCCCAGAGCGTTCCCGCGGGCCAGCGCAGCTTCATCCAGAGCCAAGGGTGGAGCCATGGGGGAATCACCCGGACCAGCTCAGCACCGGGCTCCTCGAGCGTTGAGCAGCCCAGACCTATTTCGGCACTCTCCTTCTCGCTGATCCAATGAGGGGAGGCCGGAGAAACGCGCTTCCTCATGATTGCGACATAGGACCCTGTGGGCAATCCAACGTACGGAGCGCGACGTACCTCGAGAAACTCGAAGCCCGGCTCGAAGAGCCTCCGAAGCTCGGCCTCGGAGAAGGATGACACGTTGATGCTGGCCTGGAACTCGCCGGCGAACACCTGGAGGAACAACATGCCCCCTGGCTCCAGAGCATTCCACACCCTGTCTAGATAGCGGAGTCTCTGCGCGGGAAGAAGGCAGTGGAAGCAACCCCGGTCGACCACGAGCGATGCGGGCTTGTCGTAAAACGATCCGTCCAGAACGTCACCGCAGACGAACCGCACCTTCATCCCTTCGCGCTCCGCATGGGTAGACGCCACTCGAATCGCGAGATCCGCCCGGTCAATGCCCACGACATCGAGGCCCGCCCGGCACAGGAGCTGCGTGTTCTTCCCTATTCCGCAACCGAGATCGTATGCACGCCCGGCTCGAGGGAGAAGACCGCGGTCGAACGCATCCGAAAGGGTTGGCTCCCCAGCCGAAAGGTGCCAGTCGCCCGAGAACCGGTAGAGCGCGGGTATTTGCCACATGAGCCAGTGCAATAGTCCGCTCGGTTGCGCGGCAAACCCGGCGTCGACTTCCTTCCTCCAGTCGATGATCACGTCAGGCCTGATTCCGTTCCCCGCTCGCACCACGAGTGCTGTCGGGAGGAGCACCGGAGCCAGGAAGGACAAGATGTTGCGAATGCGTCCCTCCGTACACCACTCCCAGGGCGTTGCCGAGAAGACCACGGCGCTGATGGACTCGGTGACGACATTGCTGCCGAATACATCTCGAAAGCCGGGGAGCACGGTGACCTTCCCCGACCCGACCAGCTCTCCGAGAGACCGCTCCGCCTCCGACGTGAGCCGGCCATGGGACTCTTCGAGGAAGAGAAAGACCTTCGACGCCCCGTTCTCGAGCACCGTACGCGCGTTGCGTGCCTTGCCGAATACAATCGCCGTCCCACCCCGCTCGAAGGGCTTTCGATCTTGTACGAGACGGGAAAAATAGGCCTCGAACTTCGCATCCACGGTTGGCTCGGCGTGCATTGAGGTGGATGACAGTATTCGTACCCGGGCTTCTGGAGCAAGACCTCGTAGGGCGCGTCGTGGCTGCGTGCTCCCCCAAGCAGGAGCGGAGGAGAGGAGCGTGACGCGCCCCCAGGAAGTGGCAGAGGAGGCGAGCGTGGCGCCTGAGGCAGGAGCGAGGAAGGAGAGGACGCCGCCAGTAGACTTTCGCGGGGCTGCTGCGCAGGACATTCGCGGTGGACGTGTTCACCTGCGTCAGGTGTGGAGGCAGGCGGGCACCCGGGCCCTGGAGACAGGGCCCCTTCCCCTGCCGCCTACCAGTTGGCCTGGTAGCAGAGGAAGTTGCCGTTCGTGAAGTAGAAGGCCGTCGACAGGGTGACGCTCGACGAGCTGGCGCACAGATTCACGATGATGTCGGCGCGCTCCCAGTTCGTTCCCATCACGATGTAGTTACCGGCCGCGGAGTCCACCAACTGGGGCGCGTCCACCACCGAGCCAGCGACCGACACCCGGAAGAAGCCGCCCAACGCATCCTTGGTCGTCGGGAAGGGCACGCTGGAGTACGCGGAGAGCATGATCCTCACGCGCGTGGGAGACGACGCTGGGCAGTAACTGGTGTCCGACGTGACGCCCACCACCCGGGCGCCGAAGAGAATGGGTCCCGTGGTGCCGAGCGAGCTCTTGTTCGTGAAGTTCTCGTAGTTCGGGCAGGTAGGCGCCGGGAGCGGCGAGCACACGCGCGAATCGCAGTACGTGCCGTAGTTGCAGGTCGACTGGCCCGTCCCCGAGCAGGGTGAACCGTTGGTGTCCGTCACCTTCGCCTCGCAGTACCCCGTCGCCGTATTGCAGATCTTCCCCGTGACGCACTGCGCATCCGTCGTGCACTTCGGCATGCAGACACGCTCCACGTTGGAGCACACCAGATCCGCCGTGGCGCGCTCCACGTTGCACAGCGTGTCCGTGGAGCACTTGCACACCTTCTGGGTGTAGGTGGAGTTCACCGCCTCGCAGGTCTTCGCGGAGACCGGACAGTCGAAGCTGCCCGTGCAGGTCCGCACGCAGACCTTCGCCGTGGGGTGGCAGATCTCCGAAGCGAAACAACCCGAGTCATCCGTACACGACAGGCTCTGCGCCTTGCACTGGCCCGTCCCCGTGTCGCACCGCTGTCCCGAGCCACAGTCCGCATCCCACCAGCACCTGGTCGTGCCCGCGTCCGTGCCCATGCCCGCGTCCGTGTCCGCGCTCGTGCCCGCGTCCGTGCCAATATCGTCGTTGTCGCCAATGCCGCAGCCCGCCAGCACCACACTCGTCACGACGAGCATCCACCCGAGCTTCCAAAGCTTCATGTTGGTTCTCCCTCCGAGGGCTCGCGTACATCGCTTGTGCCCTGACGATTTGCTACCACACTCCCCCAGCCAGAGGAGTCTCTGGAGTGTCGCCGGGCTCAGCATCACTTCACGTCCTGGTGGTCGAAGCTCAACATGCGGGACAGCAGCCATTTCCCGTTCTTGTATTGCCAGACATGGGTGAACTGGGCCACGGCCACCGGCGTCTCCTTCTGCCCTTTCTGGGTGACGTAGATGCGCTGGGTACCGGTCTGCACGGCCCCATAGAGATAGGGGTGAGGGGTACCCTTCCTGGCGGCCGCGAAGTAATCGTTCAGCGGGTAGACCTTGAGACTGCCAGGGACGAGCTCTCGCCTGTATCGGGTGCTGGCATCCGCGCACATGCCACCCGCCAGCTGCTTCCTCACGGGCTGCCGGCCCCGGAGCAGTCCCCCCTTGTCGTGGTAGAACTCCACGTCCTCGGTGAGGTGGCGGGTGAACTTCTCCAGCTCGCAGCCATTGAAGGCATCGAAAAGGCTGCCATCCAGCGCGGCCAATTCCTTGAACAGCGCGTCTGGCGCGGGAGCCTCGCTGCTCGCTTGAGCGACGGCTCCGCTCGCGAACAGCTCCCCCAAGCAGGTGAGGAGGAGCCGAGCGTGGCGCTTGAAGCAGCGGCCAGCAAGGAGCCGATGAAGGAGAGGCCGTCGGGAGTGGACTGGGCGGAGGTGCTCAGCAGGACGTTCGACTTCGACGTGTTTGCCTGCGTGAGGTGTGGCGGCAGGCGGCGAGTGCTGGCGTACGTGAACGAGGCGGGAGGGGAGCGAGCGCTTCTGGAGCACCTAGGCCTGCTCACGGCGGGTGCGAGGCTGGCCCCGGCGCGTGGGCCCCTCCAGCCCTCGTGGTGTTGAAGCTCTAGCCGCCTGGGCCAACAGAGCCAGGCCCCTGCCGCCCACCTCATGCGAGGGCCGCCGGCGCCGGCGTTTACCCCATGGGGCTGCGCGGCTTCTCCTCCCGCCTTGCTCACTGCTCCGGCGGCCCCCGTCCGCCGCACTCCTCCTCCCCTCCGCTCCAGCGCTCCCCCTCCACCACAAGGTCTCTATCCCGCCTATACGCAAGAGCTTCTCGAGCTGCCAGCGGCCGTCCCCGGATGCGGTCACCGGCAGCTTCCCATGTTCCTCCAGCAACGAGAGCACCTCCCGCTCGCCTTCCGTGTCCAACGCTCGCCCCGGGGAGAAACCCACCCCCGCCCGACGCGCCAGCACGGTGCCGCCTAGGACCGCAAGCCCCGCGAGCACACCGCGAACGAATGGGCGCCGGCCGAGGAATGCGACCTCGGCGCCCGCTCAGGTCAGACCTGTGGTCTGCTCATCGACAAGCCTTGCCGTTCAGGGGGCCTGACCCAGCAATACGAAGACGGCGCCGCGCTATTCGGCCCCATCCCCGATGGGCGGCCCGGCCCGGCCCTAGTGCGGCGCCCCAGGCTGGCACCGAGACCACGCGCGCCGCGGCGCCTCGGCATAGGGTAGCAGGCGGTTGGCTTCCAGGAGCACGACGAGCGCCTGCTCGCACTGACCAGTTCGGATCTTCATCAGCCCCATATGCACACGGGCCGCATAGCCGCCGGGGTCGAGGCGCACCGCGCGCGCGGCCCTCTCCATTGTCCGTGGCTGGATGTAGAGCAAATGCCAAGACCACCCCCTTACCGCGCTGTACACGAGGGGGCTACCCGTCAGCAGTATCACGCCTGCAATCGCCGCCGCCCGCCTCCTCGCGTTTGGGGCGATGACCACCCGCTCCCGCTGTGGACGCGCCAGCGCTCCCACGATGACGGCCACGAAGAAGGTGGCCGTGGGCGTCAGCAGCACCGCGTCCAGCGAGCCCAGCACGAGCAGGCCCGCGAGGGTCGCCGCCAGCGCAACAGCCTCGGCCCAGATCTCCGGATGCGCTTCTTGGCGTGCATGCTTCCAGCACTCCACGAGCAGCAGCCCCGCGAGCGCACAGAGCATGAGCAGCGCGGGGACGCCTCGCTCGGCGAGCAATCCCACCCAGTCCGATTGCGGCAACGAAGCCACCGGGATGAGATCGTCCACCGCATACGAAGGATCCCCTGGGGTGGCATAGCGCGGATAGTGCACCATCCAGTTTCCCGGACCCACACCCAGCAGCGGCGCATCCGCGACCATGCGCAGTGTGTTCGCGTATTGAATCAACCGTCCCCGCCCCGAGCCTGCGTCATGCTCGCCCATGCGACGGAGCGTATCCAGGTACGAGTTCTGCCATTGAAGAGCATTTGGCGCGACGAAAGCCACGGCTGCTCCCGCCAGCAGGGCCGCGACGAAGCCCACCGAACGCCGCCGCGTCTCGCGCCCTCCCCGGCGCCCGAGGCCCCACGCCACCGCCATCACCAGCCCCAGAACGAGGAGCGCGAGCCATGCGGCGCGGGAGCGGGAGAGGGTGACAGCGGCTCCCGTTCCCATCACGCAAGCCAGGAGCATGCCGAGTATGCGACGGTCCCGCGCCCGGATGAAACAGAGCCAGGACACCGAAAGGGAGAGGACGAGCAGGTGGGCCGCGCGATTACGGTGACCGAGCATCCCGCCCGGAGCCCGCTTCGATATCGAGAGCCCCTGGAGGGGACCGTATGCCTCCAGCAGCATGGAGAGCGCGAGCAACCCCGCCGCTATCGCCACGGCGAGCAGAATCGCCTCCCGGCGTCCACTCTCCGCCAGCGCCCGCGTGCTCGCGAAGAGGATACTCCCCGAGAGCGTCACTCCCACCGCGCCCAGCGCCAGCCAGGGATTGTGCGCGACGGTGAGCGCCGACAGCACGCCCAGCGCCGCGAACGCCCCCATCGAAAGGTCCACCGCGTCGAGCCGAAAGCGCCGCACCCCGGCGAGACACGCGGCCCCGGTGGCCATCGCGGCCGCATGGAAGAGGATGGCTTTGGGAGAAGTGAACCGCTCCGCCACGAGCCACGTACGGGGCAGAGCCACCCATAGCGTGGCGAGCAATCCTCCCACAAGGCAGAGGAACGCCGCGCCCGTCCGGGACGACCGAGACTCGGTGGCTTTAGCAGTCATGGCGCAACGGATCCGGGGAAGGGGCCTCGACGAGGTACGTGCTGCCGGAAAGGTGTTGCGTCAATCGCACCATCCGACCCAGCAGCACGGCCTCGCTGTTCAATGAAACAGGGAACGCCTAGAAGAGCTCAGTTGCAACCCCCGGTGCAGGTGGAGCAGTCCACCCATGCAGTAGAGGGGTACGAGCAAACCTGGACCATAGCCACACTACCACCACAATCCTCTGCCGAGCATGAAGCCTCCGAGGAGGGTCCGTCCGATCCGCCGCAAGAGTCGGCGTAACAGAGGCACGGATTAGCCGCGACGCAGGCAGAGTCACACGGATCACCGGAACAGATTCCGCCCCCGCCGCCCCCGCCGTCCTCGTCGGGATCGTCGCAAATGCCGTCACACAGACACGGATCAGCCAAACTGCAGCCGGGGTTGCAGATGTCCTCCTCACACTCCTCGTCGAGGGAGGCGTAGGAGATGGCCATCGTGCCGGTAGGCGCCAACGGGGTCTGGTCCGTCGGGGCCACACCACCGCAACCAACGACGATGAGGGCAAATGAGCAAGCCACGAGCCAGCGCAGGGAGTGCGTTTTCATGAGTTCTCCAAGGGGGACGATGCACGACGCAAGCCGCGTGTCGGTCGCGTGGCTCGCCGTCGAATCAAAGGAGCCGGCGTGGCCCGAAATCATGCAGAGAATTTGATGGCCGCCTGTCAGAACCGGCTCATGATGAAGAAAATCAAGGGCATCCCTCGGCCTGCGGCACCGGTGGGGCCATGACCTGCGCCGGACCATGCTCTCCCTGGCCCACACGGACGGTACCCGCGGGGACATCCTCGAACTCCGCACGCACACCCCGCGCAAGAGCGGCAACACCATCGACCTCTCCACCACGTTCCCGCGGGAGGCCCTCTGCGCCGAGGTGGAAAAGCTCCAGGTGCAGCACCACCAGCGCGGCCAGCTCACCCCGGCTGCCGCTGGCGGCTTCAGCGGAAAAAGAAAACCCCGGGTCGCCTGATGGCGCCCGGGGCTCTGCTGCATCCAGTGGAGGCGGCGGGAATCGAACCCGCGTCCGAAAGCCTTCCGTCCTTTGACCCTACGTGCGTAGTCCGCGATTTGCTACGTCCCCCAGACTCCCACGGACGGGATTCTGTGAGCCGGTCCTGGATGATCTCACCGCCGAGAGTCCAGGCACCCTCGACGGCCAGCCCGCATTATGACGGTCCTACCCCACCCCACGGGCCGAGAGCAGGAGGACCGCGCACTAGGAAACTGCTAGTTAGGCAGCCAGCGCGAGCTCAACGTTGTCGTTGGCTTTTGTGTCTGTGTCAGTGGTTTTACGAGCGAACCAACAAGCTCGGCACGCGTCTCGAACTTCCATGCCCCCGTCGAAACCAGGTCGCCCCCTTCGGGCACTTCAACTTCGCTCACTTCCTCGTTGCTCCATCCACCTTAACCGCTGACGGCGCCCGGTCAATCCTTCTGACGCCTCGCGGTGTCGTCCTCCAACGGCCCCCCTCGCCGCCCGCCCGCTCGCGGGAATAGCAGGTAGGCTGCGCCGTTTCCCTGGCCCCCCACCTCGTGGGTGCTTCAGCGACCTGAGGACACGCATGCCACGCCGCTTCATCTCCCTCCTGCTCCTCCTGCTGGGAGTGACCCTCCCCGCCGCGGCCGCCGAGCAGGCCGCCTCCCCCTTCTTCCCCTACCCCATGAAGGTCGATCGCCTGCCCAACGGGCTCACGGTCGTCCGCGTGCCCTTCAACTCGCCGGGCCTCATCGCCTACCAGACGGTGGTGCGCGTGGGCTCGCGCAACGAGGTGGAGCCAGGCAAGACGGGCTTCGCCCACTTCTTCGAGCACATGATGTTCAAGGGCACGAAGAACTTCCCCGAGGGCGAGCGCGAGAAGGTCATCAGCACCTACGGCTACGACGACAACGCCTTCACCTCGGATGACCTCACCGTCTATCACTCGTACGGCCCCACCGCCGGCCTGGAGAAGCTGGTGGAGATCGAGGCCGATCGCTTCCGCAACCTCGAGTACTCCGAGCCCTCCTTCCAGACCGAGGCGCTCGCCGTGCTCGGCGAGTACCACAAGAGCGCCGCCCAGCCCTACCTGAAGATCGAGGAGGAGCTCGGCCGCACCATCTTCACCAAGCACCCCTACGGGCACACCAC
The sequence above is drawn from the Archangium gephyra genome and encodes:
- a CDS encoding class I SAM-dependent methyltransferase codes for the protein MDAKFEAYFSRLVQDRKPFERGGTAIVFGKARNARTVLENGASKVFLFLEESHGRLTSEAERSLGELVGSGKVTVLPGFRDVFGSNVVTESISAVVFSATPWEWCTEGRIRNILSFLAPVLLPTALVVRAGNGIRPDVIIDWRKEVDAGFAAQPSGLLHWLMWQIPALYRFSGDWHLSAGEPTLSDAFDRGLLPRAGRAYDLGCGIGKNTQLLCRAGLDVVGIDRADLAIRVASTHAEREGMKVRFVCGDVLDGSFYDKPASLVVDRGCFHCLLPAQRLRYLDRVWNALEPGGMLFLQVFAGEFQASINVSSFSEAELRRLFEPGFEFLEVRRAPYVGLPTGSYVAIMRKRVSPASPHWISEKESAEIGLGCSTLEEPGAELVRVIPPWLHPWLWMKLRWPAGTLWGRIAITAPSSVVLDALVEEASLRVWYHQDFRMSAGVGVFQVDGVPHAMRVHRVDDRTVEWRFEQPHGLRGSSVRIQVGDGSNGRSIVSVRHALNSVRSGRPFVKSPVLGWRHALERLKSHVTARVDA
- a CDS encoding nuclear transport factor 2 family protein yields the protein MGELFASGAVAQASSEAPAPDALFKELAALDGSLFDAFNGCELEKFTRHLTEDVEFYHDKGGLLRGRQPVRKQLAGGMCADASTRYRRELVPGSLKVYPLNDYFAAARKGTPHPYLYGAVQTGTQRIYVTQKGQKETPVAVAQFTHVWQYKNGKWLLSRMLSFDHQDVK
- a CDS encoding ATP-dependent helicase HrpA, yielding MALEAAASKEPMKERPSGVDWAEVLSRTFDFDVFACVRCGGRRRVLAYVNEAGGERALLEHLGLLTAGARLAPARGPLQPSWC
- a CDS encoding O-antigen ligase family protein — protein: MLATLWVALPRTWLVAERFTSPKAILFHAAAMATGAACLAGVRRFRLDAVDLSMGAFAALGVLSALTVAHNPWLALGAVGVTLSGSILFASTRALAESGRREAILLAVAIAAGLLALSMLLEAYGPLQGLSISKRAPGGMLGHRNRAAHLLVLSLSVSWLCFIRARDRRILGMLLACVMGTGAAVTLSRSRAAWLALLVLGLVMAVAWGLGRRGGRETRRRSVGFVAALLAGAAVAFVAPNALQWQNSYLDTLRRMGEHDAGSGRGRLIQYANTLRMVADAPLLGVGPGNWMVHYPRYATPGDPSYAVDDLIPVASLPQSDWVGLLAERGVPALLMLCALAGLLLVECWKHARQEAHPEIWAEAVALAATLAGLLVLGSLDAVLLTPTATFFVAVIVGALARPQRERVVIAPNARRRAAAIAGVILLTGSPLVYSAVRGWSWHLLYIQPRTMERAARAVRLDPGGYAARVHMGLMKIRTGQCEQALVVLLEANRLLPYAEAPRRAWSRCQPGAPH